GAGGACCCTAAAGGTCTCTTGAGAATTTCAGACCTCTCCATTAAAATAGAATGGGGCCCAAAGATCCCTACTTTGAAAGACAACCCATGAGGCTCGCCTTTCAAAACAAGAGCAGCACGCTCTCGGGGGATTAGCAGGTGTTGCCTGACAGAGGTGACTATAGTGCTCTATTTCTCGTGTGACGAACGACCAATTTTAATTTGGTTTCATTAGAGTGGTCCGCAGGGAGCAACTACATGGCACACTGTCTGGCCTGTGGCCCACAAACATATTCAACTCACACAAAGTCATATCCAAAATAACGGCTCAGTCAGATGTTGTGGCCCAGTGCTattctatattattattattgttgggGGAAACCGTTTAATACGAAGTGTTTAGCAAAATACAAAGTGTTGCCGGTTCTTGGTAATGGAGTTGCAATGGATCATAACACACAACCAAATGTACACAAACCTACTTGTTGGCTAGAGAACAATGCAGTCTTTACAAACTTGTTCATTAGCTAAATACTAACGCAATCATGCTAATGTAACTGATAAGCATTTGCTGATGAGCCCTAAACACAAAGTATCCCTGATTGTTGTTGGTAGTACTACAGTACTAGTAGTACTACATGTGCAAATAGTAGTCTAAAAGGCAAACATTGCCATCTGTCAAGCCAATCAATGTTCTTTGATTTGTCATACACAAGAGCCATTTCGGTACCACCAACCACCATTTTTACCAACAACAATGTCCAGGCATTATTAAGTGTTTAGGCGACGGAGGAAATACAACGCGATTTTGACTCGTCAAACCGAAATTTAAAAATCTTAAAGTATATCCTGCCAGCTCTCTACATTGGGTATCCATCACACAGCAAAGCGGTTCAgtaagaagatgaagaaactgaaacaagactacaaaaacaaagaccacaACACCCAAAGCAGATCTGATAGAATCATTtactatttattattttttacaaatgtattatcattaattgttttataaatgtattattattttcagtcttGTGGCACAAGTGATATTGCATAAGCAACTGTCCGCCAGTTTACGTCACTTTAAGGTTCATATCAGCCATCACCATGGTGTGTAGTTCAACATACCGGTACCACGCTTCACCAAGCGGCAGCCTTGTATTACGTTTCACACAGAGTTGCATGCTTGATGTGGCTATTCATTGGTCTGCATTTGGTGACTTAATACTATTCCAATAAACCTGCAAAACCGTAACCTATAAAGTTGCTTATTGATCTAATTTTTGGCTTAAACCAAATATTATAAACATAGGTTTCCTAACTAATATTAACTTCAAACTGAATCATTTGTATTGGGTTGTGATTATAGACATGGATTTAAATACACTTGCTCCTACTGTGTTCTAAAAGTTTTATTGGGACATACCAGTCTCTTATTACAACCCTATTTTTGATAAAGATGTCACCATGCACAGTAAACCATGTTACCAGCATAGATGCACTAAGTCAGATAGTACTAGTCAAATTTGCATTGAGATCCCTGCAAATGTCTCTATGAGTAGTCTTGCTTAAAGTCTGTTATAACGTGACAATTAACGTCACATCCCCTCTTTCATCTTTATATCTCATCAGTACTATTCAGAGAACAGAATAATAGAAAGCAAGTCAAAATGGACTGTGTGATCATATGGTTCTGTATTTAGAAATGGAGAATACATGTAATACATATAAACTTTATGATTTTGGAAGTCATCATAATGACGCAATGTGTCGCTGTTATAAATGGTTCAGTAGCACGGGCATAGCGAATACTGTCACCTGATAGGCTCTAATGGTGTGAGGTCGATGATGGTTACAGTAGGAGTGAGGTCATTCCTGGCTCCTGCAGGAATTAAGTACCCTGTCTGTAAATCTCTGCATTATGGTAAGATATACTGATGACATACCGAACATAAATATAGCTTAGAAATGTGATAAAATACGTACAGCTGCAGGATAGAAGCTCATAAAACTGCACTAACCATTTATTCCTAGATACACAATGTGTTATACAAGGGAAAAAGATGTAATATTCTTGGACATTTTAGGATTTTTAATCTATAAGAATACAGATAAAATGGACCGGTCGACCTGCTCTACAAAAACAAGGTCATAAATAATGCACACAACAACAATACTCTACTGTGGGCCTCTGGGTGCCGAAAGATGTGGGTATGACGGGACTATTTTTGGACCTATTGGagactgtgtgtattttttgtagTGTGAAGAAACAGGCTACTGCAGGCATTTGACCAGGATACGATAGCACATGTACAGGGGAGTTAAAGGGCGGCTATGTGTCTGAAAACATATAGAAATGTggtctcctgtctgtctgtgtgtcgaCTGTGTAAATGTGACTGCATGTCCAGACCAGCCGCAGTCACTGACCTTGCACGCATGCTAAGAAGCAGACACCCAGCTTCATTTTTAACTCAGTCCAACCTCCATGCGATCATCAtctatctgctcttcttcttctcttcttgtcCTTTACATTGGCACCACCTGTCTCATGTCCCTATAGTATATATCCTCGTTCAATCTAAATACAGTCTTTTTCCATGTCGTATAAATCTGTCAGTGTCTCTGCATGCCGGCTAGGTGATGCCCTACACAATAAATGCCTTATTATTGATGTATCTCTATGAAGAACATGACATGTCCTGTTGCTGAGCGctgtatctgaaaaaaaaaaaaaaaaacttgttgtcTTGCTTTGCAAAAGAAGGGCAAACAAAACAGTGCAAACAACCGTGTTGATATGTGAACAAGTGAGGAAGTTAAATCAATAATAAATGGGCTACAATTATAGCTTCATGGCCTTTCGACCACAAGACGCCTTTACACCTTATGTCACAATCACCTATCAACATTTATACACTGGTCAAGTGCCATGCAAGGCaacttattatttaattattcataaaGCTTAAGCTTAACAATTTGGGTTTCTTGTCCAACGATGCTTCTATATGTAGACAAGAGGAGACAGGATCAAACTGCCCATCTTTAATCTTCCTATTGAAGGTTCACCAAGTCAATCTTTTGAACCACAGCCAGCCGATATTTAAGAATTCAAAGAAGGATGTCATTCTTTGGCTATAAGCATTTTGGCAGCCAAATCATTTAAGTGACAGTAAACAATTAGTTTAATGTCTCTGAAAAGGCACCAGCTCATTATGCCTTTTTTGAAATTCAAGTCACACACTGCTCACACTGGGTCTGTGGTTTCCTTATTCTGGCAAATAATCCAGTTTGGCTTCAGTgctaaactgtttgtttttttgtttttttttggcagtatGAGTTCTAAAGCTCTCACTGGCAGTTTTTGGACCACCCAGGCTGTCTGAATAGGGTCTCTAACGACAGGTTGGGTAAAGACAATACAATTAGTGCAACAGCTCCATCCTGTGGACTCGTAAGGTACATTGCACTgaaaccaaaatctgaaaaatcgTTGAAATCAGGCGTTTGAATCAGCGCCActtctattttcatttttccatgattcttttttttttaaactatttattCCTCcattaaaaaatagaaatcatCCATAATGTGATTTGAGGTGAAAGACAAACACCTTTAATGACTTGACAGAACACCACAACAGCtatacaccacacacactttgttgtAAGTAATTCATTGAATAGTTTGTAATCAAAGAATCACCTTTAaagcaaaaatggaaaaaaggagCATGTAGGGACAGCTGGAGCTCATCCCAGTACATGTCAATGCCAGTGCTCTGATGGTAGCCCTATTGAGAATGCTATGGCAGGAATAGAAATCCAAATGTGCCTCTACATATATAGTCTGAAACTTTCCAGTGGTTCTGCCAATAGATTTTCAGCACCTAACACCGCTcacgacacaaacacactgcattatttaaaacaaagacatttaccAAAAAACAGAGGGGAATTCACACTCTTTACTCCTCACATGCTTAAACATACAAACTCAGGTTCAAATAGTTATTAACTACTACTTGATTTAAACttcttaacaaaaaaatatgtaacaGGGAGCAGTTTCAACTTTCTGTAACTACAAAGGTGCTACATTTAGGCTTGATTTTAACACCTTCACtcaaaaaaaaggggaagaaaaaaccCCCAAATAAATATCATGCATGTTAAGCTGGAGGTCAAAAGATAAGGAAACAGAGAGGATGTTCATTATATCAAAGACATTTCTATAGCCATGTCACAAACTGATCACAAATAACAAGGAACAAAGGTCTTTTGCTTCGCTTTACTGTTACCTGTTTCTGAGACTAATCATAGTTACTCGTTTATGCATGTATCACATTTGAAATAAGTGTTAGCCAAAAGCCGTTCATTTATGTGTCAATTGAATTTTGAAAGGGCATCAAtgcttcaacttttttcattgttttatgcAATTctgctttggatttattttttcctgatCCTAGAGGAAACTATGAACACAACTGATGGGCTGAGATaattcaataaaacacattatatgCATTAAGGAGAAAATCATTAGCGAATCATGTTTGGCACGTGattatagttgtttttttacatttcatgaattttttttcaaacttttttttgtcaagcaGGTTGCAGAGACATCATTCGAGTCCATAGTCACACTTCTGTTACAGTGCACTGTCCATCAGGACTACGTGAGCGGAGACTGAGTGCAGACCTCGAGTCCCCTCCCCCTGGAGGCATCCTGGAGGGCTGTCTGTCTCTTGGCGGTCTTTGCCTCGGTCTACTGTATGGCATCGACTCTGTTCTTTCGCTCTCCTCTTCACTGTCACTGCTTCCAGATGCATACGCATATGTCTCATCATCTCCTTCCACCTGTTCACCCTCTGGCTGGCTCAATAGAAGCTGGGAGAAAGACTCTTCGACGGATAAGGTAGAGGGAGAAAGTGGACTGGTAGGATGGCGTCCCAAGAGTGTTGGAGGTCTAACAGGGGGAAGAGAAAGTAGCATCCCAAAGGATGAGGACTGTGACTGACCTGTAGTGTCTGATCCATCAGCTGAACTGACTCGTTCTGTTGCAACTAAAGAGGCAACTGGTAAAGCAGAGTTAGGAGCAGGTTCAGGTTCTAACCTGAGTCCTGCGACTCCCTTCTTTGGGATATCTACAACATCCCGTTTCATCTTGCGCCTGCGTCCATGCTCATTCCGGCGA
The Labrus mixtus chromosome 12, fLabMix1.1, whole genome shotgun sequence genome window above contains:
- the LOC132985110 gene encoding E3 ubiquitin-protein ligase rnf146-like, which codes for MISMAGSGEVDCSVNTAALTKLIEEVGDTSDSAPSSSNPTSECAICLQSCIHPVQLPCCHVFCFLCVKGASWHSKRCALCRQEIPEDFLERPVLLSPEELKAAAAGASRGVGTGVGGDFAWYYEGRNGWWQYDERTSRELEEAFSKGRKSTEMLIAGFLYVADLENMVQYRRNEHGRRRKMKRDVVDIPKKGVAGLRLEPEPAPNSALPVASLVATERVSSADGSDTTGQSQSSSFGMLLSLPPVRPPTLLGRHPTSPLSPSTLSVEESFSQLLLSQPEGEQVEGDDETYAYASGSSDSEEESERTESMPYSRPRQRPPRDRQPSRMPPGGGDSRSALSLRSRSPDGQCTVTEV